The genomic DNA GCACAGGAAAAAGTGGCAGTCAGTGTCGCGAAGGAAATTATCGAATACTTTGAGGACAACAAGATTACACATGCAGTCAATGCGCCGCGAATCAGCGAAACTGTTACCGAAGAGCTAAAGCCGTATATGTCTATCGTAGAACATCTCGGCCAGTTCGGTATTCAGCTGCTCGATAACCCGCCGCAGGAAGTTAAGATTAAATACCACGGTGATATTGCGATTGACGATACGAGTATTCTGACACGTACATTCGTAACAAATATGCTGAAGCCTCACTTCGGTGACGAAGTAAATATTATTAATGCTTTATACTACTTAAATGAACGCGACGTCACTTACAAAGTTGAAAAGAAAGCAAAAGCCGACGGCTACACGAACTATCTTGAAGTCGAGCTGATTAACGACAACGAACACGTCACACTCGGTGCATCGACAATTCCGGGCTACGGCGAACGTCTCGTTAAAATTAATGAATATCCGATCGACTTCAGACCCGAAGAAAATATACTCATTATCGAGCATACAGACCGTCCGGGCATTATCGGGGAACTCGGTGCACTGCTCGGTGAAGATTCGGTTAACATCGCGTCAATGCAGCTTGCCCGCCTGTCAAAAGAAGGCGACGCAATGGTACTCTTCACACTGGATAACCAGGTGCAGGAGGCGACACATGAAAAAATTAAAAAAGTCATGAATATTCATAAAGTCCATACGATTAAACTCGGATAATTAAATCATATATTCCGGCATATAAATACGCCCTCTGAATCAAATGATTCAGAGGGCGTATTTTATTTAATCAGCTGTTCAACCAGTTCCGGCACCCCGAGCACATTTTTAAGCATCTGCTCATTCGGTACATCCAGCTCTTCAAATGTACTGATAATATCATCACCGGTCAGTCCGGTCAGCGTCGCAATAAATGTCGCGCCGATTTTATCTGCACAGTAAAAATCTGCAACAGAGTCACCGACGATAAAAATCTGCTCGTCAGTTTCATTCCGAGCATTCACCGCTGCATCAAAGAGAGAGTCGTTTTGTACATACAGACTCCATAAATAACTGAACGGATGCGGCTTCGTCAACGCATGCATTGCATTGCTGCGGTTTTCTGCATCCATCACTTCGCTCGCTGTTGAAATACGGCGTTCATCAAATACTTCAAGAAGTCCGGCTTCCTCAAACGGCAGCAGCGTTTCCTGTCTTGGTCTGCCTGTTGCTACACCGATTGTATAACCTTTGTCTTTAAGACCGGTCAGCATATCTTTAATCGCCGATGTTTCAACAATCCATTCCTCATCGTAAATAAAGCCTGTCTTATCAAGTTCCTCAGCCGCTCTTCCGGTATCTGCTTCCACAAGTTCACTGCCTAAATACCACTCCTGATATTTATAGTGACCCTGCTCCCAGATCGGGCCGTACATTCTGAAGACTTCCGGTTCTTTCATATTTTGAAGTGTTCCTGCATATTCTATTAACGCAATATAAATTCCATCTTTAGTGAAACTTTCCCGGGAAATAAAATCAAGTACCGCTTCCGGGTTCACTGATACTTCGCCCAGCATATCTCCGACTTCATTTAAATTAGTCACATCCACATCAGCAAGATTTAAATTTTCCTGCTTCAGTATGTCTATGTACAATATCGCAAACGTAATAAACAGCATATCCCAGTTTGAATTCAGACCTGCTTCTTTAAAACGTTTAAGTACTCGATCATCTGCAAAAATCGAACTGCGGATTTTACTGATTTCTTCATTAGTATAATCCGTTCCAAACTTTCGCCCATCCAGATTTAAATAACGCGGACTGTACAGCAGCTCCTCCACTGTCAGCGCAGATACATCAAAACATCTTTCTTCGCTTAAGAAAACACCGTCAACATCAAACAGAATCGTTGTCATGAGAACACTCCAGTAATTTTTTATGTATTGTCAGTTTCTCACACCGCTTTCGTCTTGTCGACTATTTATACAAATTTTCTGGCAACTTGAACTTTTTCGCCATAAATGAATAATGTGTTTTAAATTTGACGATTTTGTAATATGATAAACAGTATATTGTAAATTTATTGCATAGTTCATTGAGCACAAGTAAAGATTGTAAATTAAATATTATATGGAGGACTCTCTATGTCTCTTAGTCCAATGGAAGTTATCTTTATGTTCATCGGAGGACTCGGTATCTTCCTTTACGGTATTAAACAGATGGGTGACGGTCTTCAGGCAGCTGCCGGCGACCGCCTGCGGGATATTTTAAACCGTATGACATCCAGCCCGCTCAGGGGCGTTGTTGCAGGTATTATCGTTACCGTTTTAATTCAAAGCAGCTCGGGCGCCACAGCGATTACTATCGGTTTAGTAAGTGCAGGATTCCTGACACTTAGACAGGCAATCGGAGTTATTTTAGGCGCCAACATCGGAACGACGGTTACAGCATTTATTATCGGACTTGATATCGGTGCATATTCACTGCCGATTCTTGCTGCAGGTTCATTTATGCTGTTCTTCTTCAAGTCCAATCAGGTAATTAACATTGGTAGAGTCTTTTTCGGATTCGGTGCGTTATTCTACGGACTCGAGTTAATGGGCGATGGTGTCGGTCCGCTGGCTGATCTTGCATATTTCCAGGAACTGATGCTCGCCATGAGTGATAACTCATTCCTCGGTCTTGCAGTCGGTGTTATTCTGACAGTTATCGTTCAAAGTTCAAGTGCAACGATTGCCATACTTCAGAACTTCTATTCCAATGATATGGTTGATCTGCAGGCCGCATTGCCGATCCTTCTCGGTGATAACATCGGGACAACTATCACAGCAATACTTGCAGCACTTGCGGGTTCAATTGCCGCTAAACGTGCAGCATTGGTTCACGTTACATTTAACGTTATCGGGGCAACAATATTTATGATATTAATGCCGCTGTTTGTCATCTACGTCGGATATCTTGAAGATATTCTCAGTCTGAACAAACCGATGACTATCGCATTCGCACACGGTTCATACAACTTCATGAACACGCTGATTCATCTGCCGTTTGTCGGCGCACTGGCGTGGCTGGTAGTGAAAATTGTACCGGGCCGTGACTTCTCAGAAGACTTCCAGCCGAAGTATCTGGATCCTCTGTTAGTTAAACAGTCTCCAAGCATCGCTATACAGGGGGCTCAAAGTGAGGTTAAAAACCTCGGCGAGCTGGTTTTAAGCACGCTGCAGGATGCACGTAAGTACAGTGACAAACAGGATGCCAAGTTGTACAAGCAGATCCACGACAAAGTTAACGTTGCCGCGACTCTGCAGGACGCAATCCGCGCATACCTGCTCGATGCATCAAAACATGAAATATCACAGGAAGACACAGAACGTGTCAGCACACTGCTTGAAGTATCCCGCATACTTCTGAAAGTCAGCTCACAGGCCAGAAGCCTCGCTGATCAGTATCACAATAAGTACGAAAACAATATTACACTGTCAGAAGAAGCTAAAGAGGGTCTTGAAGACCTGTACAGACATGTGTATGAATCATTCACGATGGCGCTTGAGACGCTTGACGTATACAACCCTCAGGCACTTGATCAGGTGATCCGTCTCAGCCAAAAATCTCACAGAATTGAAAACAGACTCCGCAAAGAACACATTAAACGTCTTTCAAGAGGCGAATGTTCAACGGACGGCGGTTCACTCTATGTGGAATTAATCAGTAATCTGGAACGTATCGGCTACAACGCACGAAACATTACAGAGACCAACCTGGAAAATTCTCCGGATGAGTTTAACGATGAATTTACAGTTTACGACTGATAACAAAAAACCCGGGAAATTTCCCGGGTTTTTTCGTCTTAATATTTATCCATATAGGATTTAAGTTCCCACTCTGAAACAGCTGACCGGTAATCTTCCCATTCCAGCATTTTATGTTCGTAAAATGCTTTGAAAATGTGGCTTCCCAGCGCTTCTTTTGCAAGCTCGCTGTCACGCAGTACTTTTAAAGCGTTGTATAATGTCGACGGCAGGTCTTCCACGCCGTTGGCAAGACGCTCTTCTCTAGTCAGTTCGTACAGGTTTAAATCGATTGATTCCTGCAGTTCAAGCTTATTCTTAATGCCATCAAGACCGGCTTTTAGAATTACAGCCAGTGCAAGATACGGATTCGCTGATGGATCGACAGAACGGACTTCCACACGTGTTGATAATCCGCGTGAAGAAGGGATTCTCATCAATGGTGAGCGGTTCTTTTTGCTCCATGCGATGTAACTCGGCGCCTCGTAACCCGGCACCAGTCGTTTATACGAGTTTACAAGCGGATTTGTTACCGCTGTAAAGCCGCGTACGTGCTTCAGTACACCTGCCATGAAATATTTCATGTCTTCGCTCAGACCATCTTCTGCAGACTCATCAAAGAATGCATTTTCTTTTCCTTTAAAGAGCGATACGTTAAAGTGCATGCCGTTGCCGTTAATGCCAAACAGCGGTTTCGGCATAAATGTTGCGTGCAGATTGTGTTTTCTCGCAACTGTTTTAACAATCAGTTTAAATGTCTGGATATTATCACAAGCCGTGATTGCATCTGCATATTTAAAATCAATCTCGTGCTGTCCTTCAGCCACTTCGTGGTGCGATGCTTCGATGTCAAAGCCCATATCCTCGAGTTCAATCACAATTTCACGACGGCAGTTTTCGCCTGTATCCGTCGGTGCCAGATCAAAATACCCGCCCTGGTCGTTTAGAGTCGTCGTCGGTTTTCCGCGTTCATCCAGTTTGAATAAAAAGAATTCCGGCTCCGGTCCAAGATTGAAAGAAGTGTAGCCCAGCTCTTCCATTTCCTTCAGAACATTTTTCAGGTTCGTACGGGGGTCGCCTTCAAACGGTGTACCGTCAATTTTATATACGTCACAGATAAGACGTGCCACTTTATCTCCGCGGGATGTCGTCCACGGGAAAACTGTCCACGTATTTAAATCCGGAACGAGGTACATATCCGATTCCTCTATGCGTGTAAATCCTTCGATTGAAGAACCGTCAAACATCATTTGTCCGTCGAGCGCTTTATCAAGCTGGCTGAAAGGGACTTCCACATTTTTAATCGTGCCTAGAATATCCGAAAACTGGAGACGGATAAATCTTACGTTCTGCTCTTCTGCAATACTGATAATTTTCTCTCTGGTTAAACTTTCCATGACCCACGCCCTTATTCATATTTTGATGATGCTGAAAAACTCATGTAAGAATATTACCACAAGCATATTTCACACGCAATCGGGAATTTTCAAAATATAAAAAAGTGCGGACCCTGCTACCGGATCCGCACCTTCCCTATGCTTAAAATACACTCAGTATGTTCATAATAAAGACAAAGATAATAATCGCCGGCAGAATAAATCTGAGCATGAATATCCATGCTTTAAAAATAACAAATGATGTTTCTCCTTTTTTAACATTCAGCTGTTCCATCGAAATACGCTTGTCTAAAATAAATCCGACAAAAACAGATGAGAACAATGCACCTGCAGGCAGCAGTATATTCGATACGAGGAAGTCCACGTTATCAAATATCGTTCCTGCAAAGAACTGAACGTCATTCAGCACACCTTCCGATAACGCTGAAGGAATACCGATTGCAAAAATAATAATTGCAAAAATGTAAGTTGTCTTTTTACGTTTCGACTGATTACCTTTAACTGTATTCGCAACGTTAATTTCTATCATCGAGAACGCAGATGTCAGCGTCGCAAATAAAAATGCGAGCAGGAACATAAGATAGAATACAATACCGAACGGAATTGAGTTGAATATCTCAGGCAGGACGATAAATACAAGCCTGGGACCTTCGACGCTCTGCATACCGAATGAAGCAATTGCCGGGAAGATTGCCAGCCCGACCATTACAGATACCGCAATATTCATCAGCACGATATACGATGCAGATCTTGGCAGATTCTGATCCGGTTTTAAGTACGATGCATAAGTCATCATCTGTGTAATCCCGACACTGAGTGCGAAGAACGACTGTCCGAGTGCGAACATTATACCGTTGGCGCTGAGGTTGCTGAAGTCAGGTGTCAGGAAGTATTTAACTCCTTCAAATGAATTCGGCAGTGACAGTGAACGGATAATAATGAATAAAAACAGAATGAACAGCATCGGCATCATAATCTTAGATGCACGTTCCAGTCCTTTTTGTATGCCCTGTGCCACGACAAATGCTGTAACAAAAATGAACACACCCTGCGCAGCAATAACGTATACCGGGTTCGTAATAATCTCTCCGAGCATTACAGTATAATCATCCACTTTATAAAGATTCAGCAGATCCATAAGGGCAATCACCAGATAAATTAATATCCAGCCCCCGATAACACTGTAAAACGACAGGAGCAGCATCGTACCGAAATGGCCGATCCACCCGAATAACCTCAAGCTCTTCTTACCGCTCAGAAATTCGAATCCGTCGATTGGATTTCGACCGGACGCACGTCCGATAACAAACTCACTGATTAGAAGCGGCAAACCGATAAGAACGGTAAATAATAGGAAAACGAATAAAAACGCACCGCCGCCGTGCTCAGCAGTCATATAAGGGAAACGCCATACTGCTCCGAGGCCTATAGCAGAACCTGCTGCAGCCAGAATAAAACCTAATTTTGAGTTCCAGTTATTTTCGGACAATTTATTACCTCTTTTCATTTATCAATGTTGGTAGTTTACCACACTAAAGAGAATATTTATACACTAAAAAACCGGAAGAGCAGGCTCTTCCGGTTTTTCTTTATAATATTCTGAAATTTAGTTGGGGTTATCCTCCAGCTCAGGTATCGATTTTTCTAAATACTGACGGTCTTTGTTGGCATTAAAGTGGTCAGCTTTCTCCATCTTAACTGCAGTTACGTAGTCCGGCATTTCAACGAAACTTTCGTAAATACCTTTTTCGACCAGGAAGTTACCTTCAGGGAACTGCACACCGATGTTACCTTCTTTAATTGCTGCATATTTAACAAAGCCCTGGAATACGCCGTTCTTGTTATAAAGAACAACCGCTTCACCGTCTTCAAGCCCTTCACGTCGTGCGTCAGTTTCGCTGACAAGAACGTCATAGCGTCCCATACGGTTGAACGCGTCTTCGTCGCCGTAAATCATCGCGTTAAACTGCTTACCGCGTCTCATCAGAAGTTTGAATTCTCCGGCTTTCTTATTATTGTCCGGAATATCCATCGTAATCAGATTACCGCGGCCGTCCGGTGTCGGACATACGCCGCCTTCGCATAACCATGCGCCGCCATATTGATAAACGTCCCCAGCTTTCTTCAGGTGCTGCACACCATCATACTGAGGGTTTGCTTTCGCAATCTCGTCGCGGATCTGCTGGCCTGACTGGAAGTCGATCAAGTGTGACTCTTCAGGTTTCACGCGTTTGGCAAGGTCGACATAAATCTGCCATTCACTGCGCGCTTCTGCAATACGGTTTCGGTTTCCTTCAATTTCAGGTGAGAAGTAAATCATACGCTCAGTAGAAGTTGACAGCCCGCCGCCGTCCTGTTCGTAACGGGTTTTCGCAGGAAGGACCACTACAGTCTCCTTAGCATCAAGCAGTGTTGATGTATTTAATATAATATCCTGATGAACACGGATATCGAGATTCTGCAGTGCATCTCTCACGAAATCCGGATCCGGCATCGTCTCAAGGAAGTTACCCCCTGACATATAGTAAAGCTTAAGCTTTCTCTCATTGTCTTCCGGAAGCATTGCGTTCTCAATCGTTACGCCGACAGTATCTCCCGGCCACTGCGGAAGTTTAAAGTCCCACAGCTCTTCAATACGCGGACGGTTTTCGTCGTTGTAGTCACCGCCAGGCAGAGAAAACGGATCTGCACCCATTTCGCCCGACCCCTGTACAGAAGAATGTCCGCGCAGCGGCATAAGACCTTTATTTTTACCGCCTAACCAGCCGCGTAATAACGCGAGGTTGGCTACTTGTGAAATGTTGTCTGTTGCGTGCTTGTGCATTGTTAGTCCGAGCGCCCAGACCATAACGCCTGTCTTCGCTTTGGCAAGACTGTTCGATAATTCGATAATGCGTTCTTTCGAAATACCTGAAGATTCAACGATTTCGTCCCAGCTCTGGTCCTGAACGTTCGCTTTAAGATCTTCGTAGTTGTTAACGTGTTCGTTAACAAACTCGTGGTTAACTGCAGCACCTTCGTTCTCTTCTTCAAGATCAAACCAGTGCTTCATTACACCGTGCATTAACGCAATGTCTCCGCCGATGTTTACTTCGTAGAAATCGTCTGCAATTTCAGTACCGAAGAGTGCCGATTCAACTACTGAAGGCACCCAGTAGTTTTCCATTGCAGGCTCTCTGTAAGGATTGATAACGATAATTTTCGTTCCGCGTTTTTTAGCTTCCATCATGTACTTCGTAGAAACCGGTGATGCGTTTGACGCAACACTTCCCCAGAATACAAGTACATCTGTACCTAACCAGTCCTGATAGTTACAAGTTGAAGCGCCGACACCCACTGAACGTTTCATCGCTGATTTACTCGGTGAGTGACAGATACGTGATGCGTTATCGATATGGTTTGTTTCAAGGTAACGTGCAACTTTAGCTGCAACGTAATAAGATTCGTTCGTAATACCGCGGCTCGTTAAGTAGAATGCATACTGTTTCGGATTGAGTTCTTTCATCTTATCCGCAATCGTATTCATCGCTTCGTCCCACGATACTCTGATGAATTTGCGATCGCCCTTCCGGCGGATCATCGGATACGGAATACGGCCGAGTTCTCGCAGCTCAGTGCTGTCCATCTTGCGTAACTCATCAATATCCTGATGTAAAATTTCCGGTTTAATCGGAGGTGCTGTGTTTAATCTAAGTACGTTAAAGCGCGTAGTACACATGTGCGGACCATTTAAAGTCTGGTCCTGCAGACCTGATACACCCAGCGCACAACCGTCACAAACACCTTTTAATATAATGTTTTTTGCGTAATTTAAATTGTCTCTGTTCTTCCAGACGATTTTAGCAGTATCTCTCATGTGATGAGGTTTTACTTTAGTTAAACCGAATGGCACAGGACTTACCCATAATTTCGGATCCCATTTTTTAGTCTTATTAATTGGACCCGGATGCAGAGTTTTACCCATGTAGACACTCCCTCTTTAATATAATAACTCCATTGTACACTATTTCACGGAAGCGCTCACAGATTCCAGCTCATTTTTTTGTTTTAGTTTTCTAATATCCAGTCTGATAAATACCGAGATTATAAGCGCCGTAACATGAAATCATAATGAACAGTAACAGCTGGAAAATTAAAGCGTTAGTCGTGAACGGCAGCACGGCAAAAATCCCGATCTGCAGTACGAAAAACAGCGTGTACAGATTCGTTCTGCCGATGTAATCGGAAATCGACGCCCAGACGAGACGGCCGGCACCGTTAAATACACCCATAACTCCTACCATGAACGCTGCTGCACCTGCAGACAGACCGGCGATTTCAACACCCATCGGACTTGCCACTGCAAGAATTGCAATACCGCATGTCACGTTGATAAAGAGCATGAACCACAGGAAATAAAAACGTTTCGTTTTAACTGCCTGATTTGCAGTCAGCTGTGCAAGATCCTTCGATACTGTTGCCGTATTTTCATCGATGGCAACACCTTTTGGATGATAGCCTTCCGGCGGTCTTTCCAGGTATAAACTGGACACGAGCATTACCGTAAAGTAAATGGCACCGAGAATAAAGAATGTATTAGGAATTCCTACAGACTCTATCAGCATACGCATAACCGGACTTGCGATCATCGCCGCAAAACCGAACCCCATAATTGCAAGACCGGTCGCCATACCGCGTCTGTCCGGGAACCATTTGACCAGTGTCGAAACCGGAGTTATATAACCTATTCCGAGCCCGATTCCCCCGAGCACTCCGTAACCCGCATAAAGCAGCCAAAGCATTTCAAGCTGTATGCCAAATCCTGCTGTAATCATACCCGCTGCAAAAAACACCGTTGAAACCAGTCCGGACTTTCTCGGTCCTTTCGCTTCTACGAAATGTCCCATAAACGCTGCAGACAGTCCTAAAAATAAAATAGCAATACTGAACGTAATTGAAACCTGACTCAGCGTCCATCCGACAGATTCCTGAAGCGGCGTAGTAAATACACTCCATGCATAGACTGAACCGATTGAAATGTGGATCCCAACCCCTGCAAGCGCAATCAGCCAGCGATTTTTCTTAGTTTGCATGTAAATCCCCCTATTAAGTTTGACGGAATTCCTAAAATTGTAATTTCGTCTTAAATGTGATTATATAAAGAAAAAGAAGGCTTTACAATAAGATTCGGAGCGGGAGAGTTTACATTATGGAAATCGTTACTAAAAATAAAATCCGCCGTTATACGGACGGGAAATTTATCGAAACCGAGGATATAATTGCTGAGGAATTTCCACTGACAATATATTTAAATGACGTTGAATTTGCAACACTTGTCTGTTCACCCGATGATCTCGAAGAACTCGTTATCGGTTTCCTTGCTTCTGAAGGTGCACTGCGCTCGTTCAAGGAAATTGAATCGATGAATATCGATGAACGCGGCGGCTTCTGTCACGTCAAAGTTTCACGTGAACTGCCGAAAGATTACGGTTCATTCTCAAAACGT from Jeotgalicoccus saudimassiliensis includes the following:
- a CDS encoding glutamine synthetase family protein, whose translation is MESLTREKIISIAEEQNVRFIRLQFSDILGTIKNVEVPFSQLDKALDGQMMFDGSSIEGFTRIEESDMYLVPDLNTWTVFPWTTSRGDKVARLICDVYKIDGTPFEGDPRTNLKNVLKEMEELGYTSFNLGPEPEFFLFKLDERGKPTTTLNDQGGYFDLAPTDTGENCRREIVIELEDMGFDIEASHHEVAEGQHEIDFKYADAITACDNIQTFKLIVKTVARKHNLHATFMPKPLFGINGNGMHFNVSLFKGKENAFFDESAEDGLSEDMKYFMAGVLKHVRGFTAVTNPLVNSYKRLVPGYEAPSYIAWSKKNRSPLMRIPSSRGLSTRVEVRSVDPSANPYLALAVILKAGLDGIKNKLELQESIDLNLYELTREERLANGVEDLPSTLYNALKVLRDSELAKEALGSHIFKAFYEHKMLEWEDYRSAVSEWELKSYMDKY
- a CDS encoding Na/Pi cotransporter family protein, with product MSLSPMEVIFMFIGGLGIFLYGIKQMGDGLQAAAGDRLRDILNRMTSSPLRGVVAGIIVTVLIQSSSGATAITIGLVSAGFLTLRQAIGVILGANIGTTVTAFIIGLDIGAYSLPILAAGSFMLFFFKSNQVINIGRVFFGFGALFYGLELMGDGVGPLADLAYFQELMLAMSDNSFLGLAVGVILTVIVQSSSATIAILQNFYSNDMVDLQAALPILLGDNIGTTITAILAALAGSIAAKRAALVHVTFNVIGATIFMILMPLFVIYVGYLEDILSLNKPMTIAFAHGSYNFMNTLIHLPFVGALAWLVVKIVPGRDFSEDFQPKYLDPLLVKQSPSIAIQGAQSEVKNLGELVLSTLQDARKYSDKQDAKLYKQIHDKVNVAATLQDAIRAYLLDASKHEISQEDTERVSTLLEVSRILLKVSSQARSLADQYHNKYENNITLSEEAKEGLEDLYRHVYESFTMALETLDVYNPQALDQVIRLSQKSHRIENRLRKEHIKRLSRGECSTDGGSLYVELISNLERIGYNARNITETNLENSPDEFNDEFTVYD
- a CDS encoding FdhF/YdeP family oxidoreductase, coding for MGKTLHPGPINKTKKWDPKLWVSPVPFGLTKVKPHHMRDTAKIVWKNRDNLNYAKNIILKGVCDGCALGVSGLQDQTLNGPHMCTTRFNVLRLNTAPPIKPEILHQDIDELRKMDSTELRELGRIPYPMIRRKGDRKFIRVSWDEAMNTIADKMKELNPKQYAFYLTSRGITNESYYVAAKVARYLETNHIDNASRICHSPSKSAMKRSVGVGASTCNYQDWLGTDVLVFWGSVASNASPVSTKYMMEAKKRGTKIIVINPYREPAMENYWVPSVVESALFGTEIADDFYEVNIGGDIALMHGVMKHWFDLEEENEGAAVNHEFVNEHVNNYEDLKANVQDQSWDEIVESSGISKERIIELSNSLAKAKTGVMVWALGLTMHKHATDNISQVANLALLRGWLGGKNKGLMPLRGHSSVQGSGEMGADPFSLPGGDYNDENRPRIEELWDFKLPQWPGDTVGVTIENAMLPEDNERKLKLYYMSGGNFLETMPDPDFVRDALQNLDIRVHQDIILNTSTLLDAKETVVVLPAKTRYEQDGGGLSTSTERMIYFSPEIEGNRNRIAEARSEWQIYVDLAKRVKPEESHLIDFQSGQQIRDEIAKANPQYDGVQHLKKAGDVYQYGGAWLCEGGVCPTPDGRGNLITMDIPDNNKKAGEFKLLMRRGKQFNAMIYGDEDAFNRMGRYDVLVSETDARREGLEDGEAVVLYNKNGVFQGFVKYAAIKEGNIGVQFPEGNFLVEKGIYESFVEMPDYVTAVKMEKADHFNANKDRQYLEKSIPELEDNPN
- a CDS encoding sodium-dependent transporter, translated to MSENNWNSKLGFILAAAGSAIGLGAVWRFPYMTAEHGGGAFLFVFLLFTVLIGLPLLISEFVIGRASGRNPIDGFEFLSGKKSLRLFGWIGHFGTMLLLSFYSVIGGWILIYLVIALMDLLNLYKVDDYTVMLGEIITNPVYVIAAQGVFIFVTAFVVAQGIQKGLERASKIMMPMLFILFLFIIIRSLSLPNSFEGVKYFLTPDFSNLSANGIMFALGQSFFALSVGITQMMTYASYLKPDQNLPRSASYIVLMNIAVSVMVGLAIFPAIASFGMQSVEGPRLVFIVLPEIFNSIPFGIVFYLMFLLAFLFATLTSAFSMIEINVANTVKGNQSKRKKTTYIFAIIIFAIGIPSALSEGVLNDVQFFAGTIFDNVDFLVSNILLPAGALFSSVFVGFILDKRISMEQLNVKKGETSFVIFKAWIFMLRFILPAIIIFVFIMNILSVF
- a CDS encoding L-lactate MFS transporter, with the translated sequence MQTKKNRWLIALAGVGIHISIGSVYAWSVFTTPLQESVGWTLSQVSITFSIAILFLGLSAAFMGHFVEAKGPRKSGLVSTVFFAAGMITAGFGIQLEMLWLLYAGYGVLGGIGLGIGYITPVSTLVKWFPDRRGMATGLAIMGFGFAAMIASPVMRMLIESVGIPNTFFILGAIYFTVMLVSSLYLERPPEGYHPKGVAIDENTATVSKDLAQLTANQAVKTKRFYFLWFMLFINVTCGIAILAVASPMGVEIAGLSAGAAAFMVGVMGVFNGAGRLVWASISDYIGRTNLYTLFFVLQIGIFAVLPFTTNALIFQLLLFIMISCYGAYNLGIYQTGY
- a CDS encoding HAD family hydrolase; translation: MTTILFDVDGVFLSEERCFDVSALTVEELLYSPRYLNLDGRKFGTDYTNEEISKIRSSIFADDRVLKRFKEAGLNSNWDMLFITFAILYIDILKQENLNLADVDVTNLNEVGDMLGEVSVNPEAVLDFISRESFTKDGIYIALIEYAGTLQNMKEPEVFRMYGPIWEQGHYKYQEWYLGSELVEADTGRAAEELDKTGFIYDEEWIVETSAIKDMLTGLKDKGYTIGVATGRPRQETLLPFEEAGLLEVFDERRISTASEVMDAENRSNAMHALTKPHPFSYLWSLYVQNDSLFDAAVNARNETDEQIFIVGDSVADFYCADKIGATFIATLTGLTGDDIISTFEELDVPNEQMLKNVLGVPELVEQLIK